In the genome of Desulfuromonas sp. DDH964, one region contains:
- a CDS encoding EVE domain-containing protein, translating into MKAVMCRYWLLKSEPGCFSFADLQGAPESTSSWDGVRNYQARNLLRDELQPGDGILFYHSNIPAPAIVGLAVVASRGYPDATALDPRAEHFDPRASVDNPIWFLVDVRALRPLPQPLTRDDLRRHPALAGMELLRKGSRLSVQPVRESEWRVVLNLAGVADPLQEI; encoded by the coding sequence ATGAAGGCTGTCATGTGCCGCTACTGGCTGCTGAAGTCGGAGCCGGGTTGTTTCTCCTTTGCCGATCTGCAGGGGGCGCCGGAGAGCACCAGTTCCTGGGACGGGGTCCGCAATTACCAGGCCCGCAACCTGCTGCGCGACGAGTTGCAGCCCGGTGACGGGATCCTATTTTACCACAGCAATATCCCGGCGCCAGCGATCGTCGGGCTTGCTGTTGTCGCGAGCAGGGGGTACCCCGATGCCACCGCCCTCGATCCGCGGGCGGAACACTTCGACCCCCGGGCCAGCGTCGACAACCCGATCTGGTTTCTGGTCGATGTCCGCGCCCTGCGGCCCCTGCCGCAGCCGCTGACCCGCGACGACCTGCGCCGGCATCCGGCACTGGCCGGAATGGAGCTGCTGCGCAAGGGGAGCCGGCTCTCGGTGCAGCCGGTGCGTGAAAGCGAATGGCGAGTCGTCCTCAACCTGGCCGGGGTCGCCGATCCCCTGCAGGAAATCTAG
- the hcp gene encoding hydroxylamine reductase encodes MFCFQCEQAAQGTGCTKIGVCGKQPEVAALQDLLVYTLKGIAFWADKARAAGKKDAEIDRFMIEGLFTTVTNVDFDAEDIAKTLRKAGTLLGKAKALAGPVAGSIPAAASFQPAGSTAELIAQGAAHGVKSDSIDPDVKSVQEIVVYGMKGYAAYADHALILGRENDEIYAFTHKALAATLDPSLGLMDFVGLAMECGRINLVTMELLSTAHTDTYGHPVPTQVQLGTRAGKAILVSGHDLKMLEELLKQTEGKGINIYTHGEMLPAHGYPGLKKYAHLAGNFGGAWQDQAKEFPAFPGAIIFNTNCIQRPAEAYKDRLFTWGLVQWPDVKHVEGWDFSAVIKKAQECEGFADNPGQEILTGFGHNAVLGVADKVIAAVKAGQIKHFFLVGGCDGAKSGRNYYTEFAEKAPKDTVILTLACGKYRFNTMDLGDIGGIPRLLDVGQCNDAYSAIQIAVALAGAFECEVNDLPLSMILSWYEQKAVAILLTLLHLGIKNIKIGPSLPAFVTPNVLNFLVENFNIGPIGTAEGDLKQILG; translated from the coding sequence ATGTTCTGTTTCCAATGTGAGCAAGCCGCTCAGGGTACGGGCTGCACCAAGATCGGCGTCTGCGGCAAGCAACCCGAGGTCGCCGCCCTGCAGGACCTGCTGGTCTACACCCTGAAGGGGATCGCCTTCTGGGCCGACAAGGCCCGCGCCGCCGGCAAGAAGGACGCCGAGATCGACCGTTTCATGATCGAAGGGCTCTTCACCACCGTCACCAACGTCGACTTCGACGCTGAAGATATCGCCAAGACCCTGCGCAAGGCCGGCACCCTGCTCGGGAAAGCCAAGGCCCTTGCCGGCCCCGTCGCCGGGTCCATCCCCGCCGCCGCCAGTTTCCAGCCGGCTGGTTCGACCGCTGAGCTGATCGCCCAGGGCGCCGCCCACGGCGTCAAGAGCGACAGCATCGACCCCGACGTCAAGTCGGTCCAGGAGATCGTGGTATACGGCATGAAAGGGTACGCCGCCTATGCCGACCATGCCCTGATCCTCGGCCGCGAGAATGACGAAATCTACGCCTTCACCCACAAGGCCCTCGCCGCCACCCTCGACCCGAGTCTCGGGCTGATGGACTTCGTCGGCCTCGCCATGGAGTGCGGCCGCATCAACCTGGTCACCATGGAGCTGCTCAGCACCGCCCACACCGACACTTACGGCCATCCGGTGCCGACACAGGTACAACTCGGCACCAGGGCCGGCAAGGCGATCCTCGTTTCCGGCCACGACCTGAAGATGCTCGAAGAACTCCTCAAGCAGACCGAAGGCAAAGGGATCAACATCTATACCCACGGCGAGATGCTCCCCGCCCACGGCTACCCCGGCCTGAAAAAATACGCCCATCTCGCCGGCAACTTCGGCGGCGCCTGGCAGGACCAGGCCAAGGAATTCCCTGCCTTCCCCGGCGCCATCATCTTCAACACCAACTGCATCCAGCGCCCGGCCGAGGCCTACAAGGACCGCCTCTTCACCTGGGGGCTGGTGCAGTGGCCCGACGTCAAGCACGTTGAGGGCTGGGACTTCTCCGCCGTCATCAAGAAGGCCCAGGAATGTGAAGGTTTTGCCGACAATCCCGGCCAGGAGATCCTCACCGGCTTCGGCCACAACGCCGTCCTCGGCGTCGCCGACAAGGTGATCGCCGCGGTCAAGGCGGGCCAGATCAAGCATTTCTTCCTCGTCGGCGGCTGCGACGGCGCCAAGTCGGGACGTAACTACTACACCGAGTTCGCCGAGAAGGCGCCGAAGGATACTGTCATCCTCACCCTCGCCTGCGGCAAGTACCGTTTCAACACCATGGACCTCGGCGACATCGGCGGCATCCCGCGCCTGCTCGACGTCGGCCAGTGCAACGATGCCTACAGCGCGATCCAGATCGCGGTCGCTCTCGCCGGCGCCTTTGAGTGCGAGGTCAACGACCTGCCGCTGTCGATGATCCTCTCCTGGTATGAGCAGAAGGCGGTGGCGATCCTGTTGACCCTGCTCCATCTCGGCATCAAGAACATCAAGATCGGCCCGTCGCTGCCGGCCTTCGTCACGCCCAACGTCCTCAATTTCCTGGTCGAGAACTTCAATATCGGCCCGATCGGCACTGCCGAAGGCGATCTCAAGCAGATCCTCGGCTGA
- a CDS encoding mechanosensitive ion channel family protein — MDVIENYFASFSWDAIIKTGLRVTLILVAAWIATKVLQQFIKSFERRLLEKSAAGEEPPSESEKRIETIVRLIRQGALLMLWLTVGLVVLKEFGVEIGPIIASAGIVGLAVGFGGQNLVRDIIAGFFIILENQIRVGDVAIINGTGGLVEKINFRTTVLRDLGGVVHIFPNGTINTLSNLTNEWSASVFEIGVAYKENTDRVIAIMQQVGEGMRGDEYFGPLMLEAPEIFGVDKFADSAVIIKGRIKTKPIRQWEVGREFLRRVKFAFDENRIEIPFPHRSLYFGEKSGPFEFNQLVNSQGGAAEDVTSAPGK; from the coding sequence ATGGATGTAATTGAGAACTATTTTGCCTCGTTCAGCTGGGATGCCATCATTAAGACCGGGCTGCGCGTCACTCTCATTCTGGTGGCAGCCTGGATTGCCACCAAGGTGTTGCAGCAGTTTATCAAGAGCTTTGAAAGGCGGTTGCTCGAAAAGAGCGCGGCCGGGGAGGAGCCGCCCAGCGAATCGGAAAAACGGATCGAAACCATTGTCCGCCTGATCCGGCAGGGCGCCCTGCTCATGCTGTGGCTGACGGTCGGCCTGGTGGTCCTCAAGGAATTCGGCGTCGAGATCGGTCCGATCATCGCCAGCGCGGGGATCGTCGGTCTTGCGGTCGGCTTCGGCGGCCAGAACCTGGTGCGCGATATCATCGCCGGCTTCTTTATCATCCTGGAAAACCAGATCCGCGTCGGCGATGTGGCGATTATCAACGGCACCGGCGGACTGGTGGAGAAGATCAACTTCCGCACCACCGTGCTGCGCGATCTCGGCGGCGTGGTGCATATCTTCCCCAACGGCACCATCAATACCCTCAGCAACCTGACCAATGAATGGTCGGCCAGCGTCTTCGAGATCGGGGTCGCCTACAAGGAGAATACCGATCGCGTCATCGCGATCATGCAGCAGGTCGGGGAGGGGATGCGGGGGGATGAGTACTTCGGTCCCCTGATGTTGGAAGCGCCGGAGATTTTCGGCGTGGACAAGTTCGCCGACTCCGCCGTCATCATCAAGGGGCGCATCAAGACCAAGCCGATCCGCCAATGGGAGGTCGGCCGCGAGTTCCTGCGCCGGGTCAAGTTCGCCTTCGATGAAAACCGCATCGAAATCCCCTTCCCGCACCGCTCTCTCTACTTCGGCGAAAAGAGCGGACCCTTCGAGTTCAACCAGCTGGTCAATAGTCAAGGGGGAGCCGCAGAGGATGTCACCTCCGCTCCGGGTAAATAG
- a CDS encoding OsmC family protein has protein sequence MMGTFASVLATRKIRSHTDRFRAEIEGDIEDVNGVLKITVIRVHYTLKLKAEEEADARWALANYIEKCPGAMSVTGCIRIDHRLTTVVE, from the coding sequence ATGATGGGAACCTTCGCCAGCGTGCTGGCGACCAGAAAGATCAGGAGTCATACCGACCGCTTCCGGGCCGAAATCGAGGGGGATATCGAGGATGTCAACGGCGTCCTCAAGATCACCGTCATCCGGGTTCACTACACCCTGAAATTGAAGGCGGAAGAAGAAGCCGATGCCCGCTGGGCACTGGCGAACTACATCGAAAAATGCCCGGGGGCGATGAGCGTGACCGGGTGCATCCGCATCGATCACAGGCTGACCACCGTGGTGGAGTGA
- a CDS encoding YkgJ family cysteine cluster protein, with the protein MIDPPTIPRPAGQSFTPMDWPAFHAELLNEVRGEFSSGTGDQEKIAAAMAMHAKTEAILPTLRQEASLVACGPGCGHCCIVNVAVLEPEALLVAREVNRLPPQQRAKVRERLRKLDWETAGMTDEERLVMQRPCAFLDAAGNCSIHPVRPLLCRKLTSTSAEDCEQARVRAVFGETLSLTADLCHGQVYESAFTALAEGLREAGCDDRSRRLSASVLGLLESNRLTPSGQFPDRPTMPA; encoded by the coding sequence ATGATCGACCCGCCGACTATTCCCCGTCCCGCCGGGCAATCTTTCACCCCAATGGACTGGCCGGCCTTTCACGCCGAACTCCTCAACGAGGTGCGGGGGGAATTTAGCAGCGGGACCGGTGATCAGGAAAAGATAGCGGCGGCGATGGCCATGCACGCCAAAACCGAGGCGATCCTGCCGACCCTGCGCCAGGAAGCATCTCTGGTCGCCTGCGGGCCCGGCTGCGGCCATTGCTGCATCGTCAACGTCGCGGTGCTGGAACCCGAAGCGCTGCTGGTGGCCCGGGAGGTGAACAGGCTCCCTCCGCAGCAGCGAGCAAAGGTGCGGGAACGACTACGGAAGCTCGATTGGGAGACCGCCGGCATGACCGATGAAGAACGCCTGGTGATGCAGCGCCCCTGCGCGTTCCTGGATGCGGCGGGGAACTGCTCGATTCACCCGGTGCGCCCCCTGCTCTGCCGCAAGCTGACCTCCACCAGCGCGGAAGACTGCGAGCAGGCCAGAGTCCGGGCGGTCTTTGGCGAGACATTGTCACTGACGGCCGACCTGTGTCACGGCCAGGTCTATGAAAGCGCTTTCACCGCCCTGGCCGAAGGGTTGCGTGAAGCCGGCTGCGATGATCGCAGCCGGCGGCTCAGCGCCTCGGTGCTGGGACTGCTGGAGAGCAACAGGCTCACCCCTTCCGGTCAATTTCCTGACCGCCCCACGATGCCCGCATAA
- a CDS encoding substrate-binding periplasmic protein, with translation MTRLALCAFFFLLLSAFVPLPPANAALRIFTEAYPPLSFAADGQVTGLATEVVRELLRRTATTAEIRLVPWREGYRLVREEPDTALFSTAMTPERKEQFQWVGPIGILETNLYAPRGSEIEILTLEAAKGAHRIATVAGYYSEQLLKQAGFANLESCDSEKEALEKLLAGKVQLVVGNNTALPAVLEKIGANPGDVKSVFNLSTDLTYLAFSRATPEQQVKRWQQALDEMKRDGTFGKIYARWLPAEAPPGILQLMTEHYPPVTFLKNGKAGGLVTDMVREIAARRSLPADIRVTSWKNAYDLALHQPNVVLFSTERTPQREKLFQWVGPVGRNSAVFYAKKGSHVEVKNLADARALDAIATTSNWFTEQYLKEEGFANLVSSPEPAESVRQLMEGRVRLSIFTDLTVAEIVREAGYRMEDLEPVFTVTRTDFYIAFSRGTPAAEVAAWQATLDAMKGDGTFAAICRRYLPAADLADLIRTGAH, from the coding sequence ATGACCAGACTGGCCCTGTGCGCGTTCTTTTTTTTGTTGCTCTCCGCATTCGTACCCCTGCCTCCGGCGAACGCCGCCCTGCGGATTTTTACCGAGGCCTATCCCCCGCTCAGTTTCGCGGCGGACGGCCAGGTGACCGGCCTGGCTACGGAGGTGGTCCGGGAGTTGCTGCGCCGGACCGCGACTACGGCAGAAATCCGCCTGGTCCCCTGGCGGGAAGGGTACCGGTTGGTGCGGGAAGAACCCGATACGGCGCTCTTCTCCACCGCCATGACTCCGGAGCGTAAGGAACAGTTTCAGTGGGTCGGGCCGATCGGTATCCTGGAGACCAATCTCTATGCCCCCCGCGGGTCCGAGATAGAAATCCTCACCCTGGAGGCGGCGAAAGGAGCCCACCGGATCGCCACGGTCGCCGGCTACTACAGCGAACAGCTTCTGAAACAGGCCGGTTTCGCCAACCTGGAGAGTTGTGACAGCGAAAAGGAGGCACTGGAGAAGCTGCTGGCCGGGAAGGTGCAGTTGGTGGTCGGCAACAACACTGCACTGCCGGCGGTCCTGGAAAAAATCGGGGCGAACCCGGGTGACGTGAAGAGCGTCTTCAACCTGTCCACGGACCTGACCTACCTGGCCTTTTCCAGGGCGACCCCGGAGCAGCAGGTGAAACGCTGGCAGCAGGCGCTGGATGAGATGAAACGGGACGGCACCTTCGGGAAGATTTACGCCCGCTGGCTCCCTGCCGAGGCGCCTCCCGGCATCCTCCAACTGATGACCGAGCATTATCCGCCCGTCACCTTCCTGAAGAACGGTAAGGCGGGTGGGCTGGTCACCGACATGGTCCGGGAGATTGCAGCGCGCCGCAGTCTCCCCGCTGACATCCGCGTCACCTCCTGGAAGAACGCCTATGATCTCGCCCTGCACCAGCCGAACGTGGTGCTGTTCAGCACCGAGCGCACCCCGCAACGGGAAAAACTGTTCCAGTGGGTCGGTCCGGTCGGCCGCAACAGTGCTGTCTTCTATGCCAAAAAGGGCTCCCATGTCGAGGTGAAGAATCTGGCGGATGCCCGGGCGTTGGACGCCATCGCTACCACCAGCAACTGGTTCACCGAGCAGTATCTGAAGGAGGAGGGGTTTGCCAATCTGGTCAGTTCGCCGGAGCCGGCCGAAAGTGTCCGGCAACTGATGGAGGGGAGGGTGCGGTTATCCATCTTCACGGACCTCACCGTTGCGGAGATCGTTCGGGAGGCCGGCTACCGCATGGAGGATCTGGAACCGGTCTTCACCGTCACCCGGACCGATTTCTACATCGCTTTCTCCCGCGGGACCCCCGCCGCCGAGGTGGCGGCGTGGCAGGCGACCCTGGACGCCATGAAAGGGGATGGCACCTTTGCAGCGATCTGCCGGCGTTATCTGCCTGCGGCCGATCTGGCGGACCTGATCCGCACGGGAGCGCATTGA
- a CDS encoding IS110 family transposase — protein MKFYTKQHQFYCGVDLHADAMYVCILDATGEVVVHQNIPTKPKNFLRLIKPYRSGIVVGCECMFTWYWLADLCTEQEIDFVLGHALYMKAIHGGKAKNDRIDSHKIAVLLRGGSFPLAYTYPKPMRATRDLLRRRNHLARKRGELFAHIQNTATQYNLPEPLGRIAKPSERGDLLKKFPDSVVRRMVEVDLLTIEHYEQLLDRLERELERIATGHDPINLALLKSIPGVGKILGMVMLYEIEDIARFPREQDFASYCRLVKPGKESNGKHYGHSGKKIGNAHLRWAFGEAVVLMLKGNKPAQTMLQRLASKHGKGKALAILAHRLGRAVYYMLKNQVPFDQDRFLRKAA, from the coding sequence ATGAAATTCTACACGAAACAGCACCAATTCTATTGCGGCGTCGATCTGCATGCAGACGCCATGTACGTCTGCATCCTTGATGCGACCGGCGAGGTGGTGGTTCATCAGAACATCCCGACCAAACCGAAAAACTTCCTGCGACTGATCAAACCCTACCGCTCCGGCATCGTGGTCGGCTGCGAGTGCATGTTTACCTGGTACTGGCTGGCCGATCTGTGCACCGAGCAGGAGATTGACTTCGTCCTCGGTCATGCCCTCTACATGAAGGCAATTCACGGCGGCAAGGCCAAGAACGATCGCATCGATTCCCACAAGATCGCCGTACTGCTGCGCGGCGGTTCTTTTCCGCTGGCCTATACCTACCCCAAGCCGATGCGGGCGACGAGGGACTTGCTGCGCCGCCGCAATCATCTCGCCCGCAAACGGGGCGAACTCTTCGCCCACATCCAGAACACCGCCACCCAGTACAACCTCCCCGAGCCGCTGGGACGTATCGCCAAACCGAGCGAGCGCGGTGATCTGCTCAAAAAGTTTCCCGATTCGGTGGTACGTCGCATGGTCGAGGTCGACCTGCTCACCATCGAACATTACGAACAGCTGCTGGATCGACTGGAGCGGGAACTGGAGCGCATCGCCACCGGTCATGATCCGATCAACCTGGCGCTGCTCAAATCGATTCCCGGGGTCGGCAAGATCCTCGGCATGGTGATGCTCTACGAGATCGAGGACATCGCCCGCTTCCCCCGCGAGCAGGACTTTGCCTCCTATTGCCGGCTGGTCAAGCCGGGCAAGGAATCGAACGGCAAGCATTATGGCCATTCGGGCAAGAAGATCGGCAACGCCCATCTGCGCTGGGCTTTTGGCGAGGCCGTGGTGCTGATGCTCAAAGGGAACAAGCCGGCTCAAACCATGCTGCAACGCCTGGCCAGCAAGCACGGCAAGGGGAAAGCCCTGGCCATCCTGGCCCATCGTCTCGGTCGTGCCGTCTATTACATGCTCAAAAATCAGGTGCCCTTCGACCAGGACAGGTTCCTGCGCAAGGCCGCCTGA
- a CDS encoding integron integrase, whose amino-acid sequence MDKEEGTLAPTEGQPPKLLDRLSHELRARHYSRRTEATYREWIRRYIFFHGIRHPGEMAEPEINAFLTHLAVDKKVSSSTQNQALAALLFLYRHVIGQDVGDLGDVIRARKPTRLPVVMTREEVKIVLDHLEGDKWLMATLMYGAGLRLMECVRLRVQDIDPPRREVLVRNGKGAKDRITMLPEALDGPLQEHLAKVKIIHEKDLADGWGRVQLPEALDRKYPNAPAEWRWQWVFPQEKRWTNPKTREQGRHHIDASLVQKAMRIAVNQAGLVKRATCHTFRHSFATHLLESGYDIRTVQELLGHNDVKTTMIYTHVLNRGPSGVKSPMDGL is encoded by the coding sequence ATGGACAAAGAAGAAGGCACCTTGGCGCCAACCGAAGGGCAGCCACCCAAACTTCTCGACCGGTTGAGCCACGAACTGCGGGCCCGTCATTACAGCCGCAGGACCGAAGCAACCTACCGCGAATGGATTCGGCGCTACATCTTCTTTCACGGAATCCGCCATCCTGGTGAGATGGCCGAGCCGGAGATCAATGCATTTTTGACCCACTTGGCCGTCGACAAGAAAGTCAGTTCCTCCACTCAGAACCAGGCATTGGCCGCCCTGTTGTTCCTTTACCGTCATGTCATCGGCCAGGACGTGGGAGACCTGGGGGACGTCATTCGTGCCCGAAAGCCGACCAGGCTTCCGGTCGTGATGACCCGCGAAGAGGTGAAGATCGTTCTGGACCACCTGGAAGGGGACAAGTGGCTCATGGCCACGCTGATGTACGGGGCCGGGTTACGCCTGATGGAATGCGTGCGATTGCGGGTACAGGACATCGATCCACCGCGCAGGGAGGTTCTGGTCCGGAATGGCAAGGGAGCGAAGGATCGCATCACCATGTTGCCGGAGGCTCTCGATGGGCCACTCCAGGAACATCTCGCCAAGGTCAAGATCATCCATGAAAAGGATCTGGCCGACGGCTGGGGAAGGGTGCAACTGCCGGAGGCGCTCGATCGGAAATACCCCAATGCCCCAGCGGAGTGGCGCTGGCAATGGGTCTTTCCCCAGGAGAAGCGTTGGACCAACCCGAAAACCAGGGAGCAGGGGCGTCACCACATCGATGCCTCTCTGGTTCAAAAAGCAATGCGCATTGCCGTTAACCAGGCAGGCCTGGTCAAACGGGCAACCTGTCACACCTTCCGGCACTCGTTCGCAACGCATCTTTTGGAAAGTGGATACGACATACGAACGGTTCAGGAACTCCTCGGCCACAACGACGTAAAGACCACCATGATTTATACGCATGTCCTCAATCGCGGGCCATCAGGAGTAAAAAGCCCCATGGACGGCCTCTGA
- a CDS encoding nitroreductase family protein — translation MEKGSKQRRADYPVDNLFLDRWSPRAMSGEGIPEEELMILFEAARWAPSAFNNQPWRILFARRESEHWPLFLDLLVESNQAWAANAAALLLFLSKTTFDHNGKPARTHSFDTGAAWENLALQALLRGYVAHGMQGFDYERARTVLAVPEGYQVEAMVAVGMPGEKDSLPENLRAKEMPNDRRPLAETICEGPFRP, via the coding sequence ATGGAAAAAGGGAGTAAGCAGAGGCGGGCCGACTACCCGGTGGACAACCTATTTCTCGACCGCTGGTCGCCACGGGCGATGTCCGGGGAGGGGATCCCGGAAGAAGAGCTGATGATCCTGTTCGAGGCGGCGCGCTGGGCGCCGTCAGCCTTCAACAACCAGCCCTGGCGCATCCTCTTCGCGCGGCGGGAGAGCGAGCATTGGCCGCTTTTTCTCGACCTGCTGGTCGAGTCGAACCAGGCCTGGGCCGCCAATGCGGCTGCCCTGCTCCTTTTCCTGTCGAAGACGACCTTCGATCACAACGGCAAGCCGGCGCGCACCCACTCTTTCGATACCGGCGCCGCCTGGGAGAACCTCGCCTTGCAGGCGCTGCTGCGCGGCTATGTCGCCCATGGCATGCAGGGGTTCGATTACGAACGGGCCAGGACAGTTCTCGCCGTCCCGGAAGGTTACCAGGTCGAAGCGATGGTGGCGGTCGGGATGCCGGGAGAGAAGGACTCCCTGCCCGAAAATTTACGCGCCAAGGAGATGCCCAATGACCGGCGTCCCCTGGCCGAAACAATCTGCGAAGGCCCCTTTCGCCCTTAA
- a CDS encoding rhodanese-like domain-containing protein translates to MKVGFKEMVRRAEAEIETISAAQALDVASREETLFVDLRDIRELQREGKIPGARHVPRGMLEFWIDPQSPYHKPLFTEERRFVFYCNLGWRSALAAQVAQQMGLENVCHIAGGFEAWKAAGGAVEELKK, encoded by the coding sequence ATAAAGGTCGGTTTTAAAGAGATGGTGCGCCGCGCTGAAGCGGAGATCGAAACCATCAGCGCCGCCCAGGCGCTGGACGTCGCCAGCCGGGAAGAAACCCTCTTCGTCGATCTGCGCGATATCCGCGAGCTGCAGCGGGAAGGGAAAATTCCTGGCGCCCGGCATGTCCCGCGGGGGATGCTCGAATTCTGGATCGACCCGCAGAGCCCCTACCACAAGCCCCTCTTCACCGAGGAGCGGCGCTTCGTCTTTTACTGCAACCTCGGCTGGCGCTCGGCCCTGGCAGCCCAGGTCGCCCAGCAGATGGGGCTGGAGAACGTCTGCCACATCGCGGGCGGTTTCGAGGCCTGGAAAGCGGCCGGCGGCGCAGTGGAGGAATTGAAGAAATAA
- a CDS encoding bifunctional methylenetetrahydrofolate dehydrogenase/methenyltetrahydrofolate cyclohydrolase — MLVTPATVAARYRAEIRQEIRALATELKVVGFLAGDYGPSLTYAEYTRSACADLGIVYELRILPRLKLEQGIRQANADPTVHGIMVYYPIFGNEQDRYLKDLVDYRKDIEGLGAYWIGKLYENERLVRGAEQSGKAVVPCTALAILKVLEANGAYGASGTRPAEGKTVAIFNRSEVVGRPLAVMMSNDGARVFSFDEQGPLLYRDGHAEETEISRSEALRQSDLVITGVPSRSFPKIRLEELPPHAICLNFATVKNFAPEVEEEAELFIPRVGPVTVAMCMRNTLRLHRTYGVR; from the coding sequence ATGCTGGTCACCCCTGCTACCGTTGCCGCCCGCTACCGCGCCGAAATCCGCCAGGAAATCCGTGCCCTGGCAACCGAACTGAAGGTGGTCGGTTTTCTTGCCGGCGACTATGGGCCGTCATTGACCTATGCCGAGTATACCCGCAGTGCCTGTGCCGATCTCGGCATCGTCTATGAGCTGCGCATCCTGCCGCGGCTCAAGCTGGAGCAGGGGATCCGTCAGGCCAATGCCGACCCGACGGTGCACGGCATCATGGTCTACTACCCGATCTTCGGCAACGAGCAGGATCGCTACCTCAAGGACCTGGTCGATTATCGCAAGGATATCGAGGGGCTGGGCGCCTACTGGATCGGCAAGCTTTACGAGAATGAGCGCCTGGTACGCGGCGCCGAACAGAGCGGCAAGGCGGTGGTCCCCTGCACCGCCCTCGCCATCCTCAAGGTTCTCGAGGCCAACGGCGCCTACGGCGCGAGCGGCACCCGGCCTGCCGAGGGCAAGACGGTGGCCATCTTCAATCGCAGCGAAGTGGTCGGCCGGCCGCTGGCGGTGATGATGTCCAACGACGGCGCGCGGGTCTTCTCCTTCGATGAGCAGGGGCCGCTCCTCTACCGCGACGGCCACGCCGAAGAGACCGAAATCAGCCGCAGCGAGGCTCTGCGGCAGTCGGACCTTGTCATCACCGGCGTCCCCAGTCGCAGCTTCCCGAAGATCCGCCTGGAGGAACTCCCGCCTCATGCCATCTGCCTCAACTTCGCCACCGTCAAGAACTTCGCGCCGGAGGTGGAGGAAGAGGCCGAACTCTTCATCCCCCGCGTCGGCCCGGTGACGGTGGCGATGTGCATGCGCAACACCCTGCGCCTCCATCGGACCTACGGCGTGCGTTGA